The stretch of DNA GCGGCTCCGAAATCCGCGCGCAGCTCATCACGCATGTCGTGCCCTATGACGACGCGCCCGCCTTCATTGCGCGGCTGGTCGGCGAGCGGCCCGAATTCCTCCAGATCGTCTTCAAGGTCGGCGATTGAGCACCGCTTTTACCGCCGACGCCCGACCGATCCGCATCCTGTTCGTCTTCGCCTGGCTCGTCGTCGGCGGCGAGGAGACGGAGGTGCGGTTGCTCGCCCAGGCGCTCGATCCCACCCGCTACCGGATCGAGGTCATCGCCTGCTTCCGCAAGCATGGCATGCCCGAGCAGACGCACGCGCAATTGGAAGCGATCGGCGTGCCCGTCGACCGCACCCCCTATGCGCTCGGCTTCGACGAGACCGTCGCCTACCTCGCCAGCAAGCTGCCCGCGTACGACGTCGTCGTCTCGTGCCAGAACGTCGCGGACATCTACCCCGCGCTCGAACGCATGCACCTTCGCCCGCCGCTGATCGAGCATGGCGGCCTCGTCTCCGAAGCACTCGCCGGGCCCAAGCATTTCACCGCGCGCTATGTCGGCGTCTGCGCCTCGATCCGCGACGCCGCCGCCGGCCGCATGCCCGGTCGCGAACACCACGCGATCGAGATCCCGTCGATGGTCGACACGCGCGCCTTCGACCCCGCCCGACGCGCGCCCGTGCGAGCGGCGCTCGGCATCGCCGACGACGTGCCGCTGGTCGGCTGGCTGGGCCGGCTCGACCCGAAGAAACGCGTCGAGGATTTCATCGACGCCGCCGCGCTGGTCCACGCCCGCCACCCCCGCGCCCGCTTCGTCGTCATCGGCGGACCGGACGCGTTCATCCCCGAATACGCCGTCGCACTCCGCAACCGCGTGCGCGCGCTCGGCCTGGACACCGCGCTGACCTTCCTCGGCGACCGCGACGACGTGCCCGACCTGCTCGCCGCGCTCGACGTCTTCGCCTGGCTCTCCCGCGGCGAAGGCATGCCGCACGTCATCGCCGAAGCCGGCGCTGCGTGCCTCCCCGTCATAGCAACGCGAGACAACGGTTCCGAACAACAGATCGTCGATGGGGTCAGCGGTCTGTTCGTGCCGCACGAAGATCCGCCTTCGGTTGCCGCCGCGATCACCAAACTCATCGAAGAGCCTGCACGTCGAACTCGCCTCGGCACCGCCCTCCGCGCAAAAGTCGATAGCGAGTATGCCGTCGCCGCCGTTGTCCCCCGCTGGGAAGCCCTGTTCGCCGACGTCGTGGCCGACCGACCGCCTCTTCCCCGCGCGACCGGCCTCTTCCGCAGCGTCCTCCAGGGCGGCTTCGAATCCTCCACTCACCGCCGCGCGCACGACCGCAAGCGCGTCGACGTCATCACCGCCAGCCATCACGACACGCTGGCTGCGCACGACTATGCCGAACTCGCCAAGCTCGGCATCCTGACGGTCCGCGACGGCCTGCGCTGGCATCTGATCGAACGCGAGTCCGGCCTCTACGACTGGTCCAGCCTCGACCGCCAGCGCGACGCCGCCAAGGCGATCGGCACCGAAGTCATCTGGGACCTGCTCCATTATGGCTGGCCCGACGACATCGACATATGGACGCCCGCGTTCGTCGCCCGGTTCGCCGCCTTCGCCGCCGCCGCCGCTCGCCATATCGGCCCGGCCGCCGCGGGGGAGACGCGCTTCTACGCCCCCGTCAACGAGATCTCGTTCTTTGCCTGGGGCGGCGGCGATGCAGCCTATCTCAACCCGTTCGCGCGTGGCCGCGGCTATGAACTGAAGGTGCAACTCGCGCGCGCCTCGATCGCCGCGATGGAGGCGATCCTCGCGGTCGACCCCGCTGCGCGGTTCGTCCATGCCGACCCGGTCATCAACGTCATCACCGACCCCGCCCGCCCCAACGACGCCCCCGCCGCCGAAGGCCACCGCCTCGCGCAATACCAGGCGTGGGACATGATCGCGGGGAAAGCCTGGCCGCAGATCGGTGGTCGTCCCGGCCTGCTCGATATCGTCGGCGTCAATTTCTACCACAATAACCAGTGGATTCACGGCGGCCCGCCCTTGTCGTACGATCACCCCCTGAGCCGCCCGCTCCACGCGATCCTCGCCGACGCCTATGCGCGCTACGGCCGCCCGATCTTCATCGCCGAAACCGGGATCGAAGGCAGTGCCCGGCCAGCCTGGCTCCGCATGGTCCTGCGCGAGGTAGAGATCGCGCAATCGCTCGGCGTGCCGGTCGAGGGCCTGTGCCTTTACCCCATCCTCGATCACCCCGGCTGGGACGACGACCGCTACTGCCCCAACGGCCTGCTCGCCTGTTCGCCGGTCCTTGCGGAGCGCGTGCCGGATGCCGCGCTCGCGTCCGTCATCCGGCACGCGCAAGCGGCCGATATCCTGCGTTAACTCACGCCCAGATACTGATCGAGGTCGATACGATCGCGAGGACATTTCCGCCGCCACGTCGCGTTGACGGTTGCCACAAAGGCATGCGGAGAGAGATCACATGGCCGTTAAATTTGCAGGAACGATGAACGCGATCAATCGCGGACTCGACGCGACCAAGCCCACCAAGGGTGCCGACATGGTCGAGGATTGGGAAGCCGCGCTGGCCGATACCGAAATCTCCGGCGCCAAGGGCATTCTTCGCGACCTCGGCGCACTGCGCAAGCAGCTCGAGAAGGATACGCCCGACGCCGACCGCGTCCATGCGCTGCTCCACCGCCTCGGCGCCGCAACTACCAAGATCGCGGACAAGGCGGACAAGTCGCAGGACAAGCTGAAGGCGCTCGGCGAAGCGCTGACCGAAGCCGGTGAGGATGCGCCGGACGAGGAAGAGGACGTTGCCGCCGCCGCGAGCCCCAAGCGCGCTCGTAAGAAGGCCTGAACGAAAAACGGGCCGGCGATCGCAAGATCGCCGGCCCGTTGCTTTTACTCGGTCGCGAAGGGCTCAGGCGGTAACCGCCTCGGCCTTCGGATTGACCTTCGACGTCGCCATCGCGGTCAGCTTGTCGTCGGTCGCATATTCCTCGTCGAGCGTTTCCTTCAGGATCGCCGCGATCTCGCTGCGACCCAGCTGGTTCGCCCACGCGATCAGCGTACCGTAGCGCGTGATCTCATAATGCTCGACCGCCTGTGCCGACGCGATCAGCGCCGCGTCCAGAACCGCCTTGTCGCCGATCTCGCCTGCGACCTCATTGGCTTCCTTGATGATGCCGTCGATCGCCGGGCAGGTGACGGCCTTGGCCTTCTCGCCCAACAGTTCGAAGATCCGCTCCAGGCGGACGATCTGGCCTTCGGTTTCACGAAGATGCGTCTCGAACCCGGCCTTGAGGCCCGGCGCGGTCGCCTTGTCGGTCATCTTGGGCAGCGCCTTGGTGATCTGGTGCTCGGCATAATAGACGTCCTGCAACTGGTGCAGAAACAGGTCTTCGAACGTCGCGATGTCCTTGGAAAACAAGCCCATGATCATATCCTCGCATAGCTGGTGCACGCGAAGCGAAATGCTCCGGTGATGGGGAAACGCGCTTACCACAGGGTAAGTTTCGTCTCCCGAACCACCGAAGCCACGCCGGTTATGCGCTCAGCTTGGCTGCCGTCTCGGCGATGCGTTTACCCTGGTAGCGCGCGGCATCGAGTTCCTCGGTATGCGGCATACGGCTGCCGTCGCCGTCCGAGATCGTCGTCGCGCCGTAGGGCGATCCGCCCTTGACCTTGTCGACGCCCATCTGCGCCTGGAAGCCATAGTCGAGCCCGACGATCGTCAGCCCGTGATGCAGCAGGTTGGTGATGATCGAGAACAGCGTGGTCTCCTGACCGCCATGCTGGCTCGCGGTCGAGGTGAAGGCACCACCGACCTTGCCGATCAGCGCGCCGGAGAACCACTGGCCACCCGTCGTATCCCAGAACTGCGACATCTGCGCAGGCATCCGCCCGAACCGGGTCGGCGCACCGACGATGATCGCGTCATACTGCTCGAGCGCGGCGGGGCCTTCGATCTCGGGATGCGCGCTGTCGGTCTTGAAGTGCGCGGCCTCGACCACGGACTGCGGTGCAGTCTCGGCGACGCGGCGGATGTCCACCTCGGCCCCACCGGCACGTGCGCCCTCGGCGACGGCATCCGCCATCTGCTCGATATGGCCGTAGGACGAGTAATAGAGCACGAGAACCTTGGTCATAGGAAGTTTCCTTCTTGGCTCCCCCTCCCGCAAGCGGGAGGGGGCTGGGGAGTGGGCGCCCGGCTTGGGCAAGCGAGCCGGATCGAAGTGCGTATCTCCAACGATGGTTGCGGCGGCGGTGAGCGCGAGCCCGCCCCCTGCCCCCTCCCGCAAGCGGGAAGGCTTTGATGATGTAACCGCCCCCCGACGGCATTAAAGTGGAAACGGGGGTCTTCAACTGATGGAGGAGTGCGGTGATGTCGGAGATTGTTACGATCGGACTCGATCTGGCGAAGAGAGTGTTCCAAGTCCACGGGGCTGATGGAGCGGGTCATGCGATCCTGCGCAAGAAGCTGAGCCGGGATCAGTTGCTGCCGTTCTTCAGTACGCTTCCGCCGTGCACGGTCGCGATGGAGGCTTGCGGAGGCTCGCATTTCTGGGGGCGGAAGATTGCCCTTCTGGGCCATGAGGTTCGCCTGATCCCGCCGGCGTATGTGAAGCCTTTTGTGAAGCGGCAGAAAAATGATGCGGCGGACGCCGAGGCGATCTGCGAGGCGGCGCAACGCCCATCGATGCGCTTCGTGCCGGTGAAGAGCGAAGAGGTACAGGGAGCTGCCTCGGTGTTCCGGGTCAGGGAGTTGATGATCCGGCAGCGCACCCAGGCGATTAACGCCTTGCGCGGCCATTTGACAGAGTTCGGCAAGGTGGTGCCCAAAGGCGCTGCAAATATCTCCCGCCTGATTGCCATTGTGGATGATCCGGACAGCGGCCTGCCTGCTCAGGCTGTTGCGACATTCCGGGTGCTTGTCGACGCGCTCGTCGGCCTCGACGCGCAGATCGAGAAGCTGAACGCCGAAATCACCCATCGCGCTAAAGAGAATGAAGTCGCGCAAAGGTTGATGACGATCCCCGGCATCGGTCCCCTGATCGCCACAGCCATCGCGGTGCTGGCCCCACCACCGGAGACGTTCCGTCGCGGCCGCGATTTCGCGGCCTGGCTCGGCCTCGTGCCGCGACAACACTCAACGGGCGGCAAGCAACGCCTTGGGGCAACGACGAAGATGGGCGAGCGATCCCTGCGCCGCCTCCTGATCATCGGGGCCAACAGCGTCATCATCAAACGGAGTGTCCATCAGGCAGCTCGACCGGGCACCTGGCTGGCAGGAATGCTGTCGCGCAAGCCGTCGATGCTCGTCCGTGTCGCGCTGGCCAACAAGATGGCGCGCGTCGCCTGGGCGTTGATGATCAAGGGTGAAAGTTACCGGGCTCCGGCTGCGGCGGCATAAGCCGACCGTCAGTCGCGAGGCGTCGGAGCGTACGAGGGCAAGGAGCAGTTTGGCGCAACGGTCGTGAGACGGGGATCGGGAAAACCAGTTTGCAACAGAGTGCCTTCGAGCACGCGGCTTTGATCTGGACCCGACCTGCGAACACCATACGGGCCCGCGGCAGTTGTAAGGCCGCATCATGAGGCCGGACATATGTCAGCACCCGACACGCGCCACAACGAGTTTCAAAAACCCTCTTGCGTATGGGGCGGTTACATATGTTGCATAACGCCTCGAGAGCATGACCGCCCTTTTACTTGAAGATATTATGCGATGCGGACAGTGATCGGCGTTCCCATCTTGGAGAAGCGATTGAGGATTGCAGCACGGACTTTGAGCTCGGTGATCTGACGATCGAAGGTACGAGCCACAACGCGTTGGCTCAGGAGTTTGAAGCAGTGCATTTTGGTCTCGGCCAGACTGCGGCGATGATAGCCGCTCCACTTCTTCCAGATAGCGCGGCCAAGGCGCTTTGTAGCGCGTAGCGCTTCATTGCGACCATCGACGCCAGGACCGTCTTTCGTCCATGGTTGCCCGTTGCGACGGACCGGAATGACCGCCTCTGCACCACGTTTGGCAATGGCAGCATGGCACGCCCTTGTATCGTAAGCGCCATCTCCGCTGACGCTGAGTATCTGCTCGTCCTGCGGGATCTGCGCCAGTAGATTTGGCAGCGTCGGCGCATCGCCGACGGCATTCGTCGTGACTTCGATGGCCCGGATATCCAGCGTTGCCGCGTCGATCCCCAGATGCACCTTGCGCCACTGGCGGCGGTAGGAGGCGCCATGCTTGCGCGTCTTCCACTCACCTTCACCCGTCATCTTAATGCCTGTGCTGTCGACCAGAAGGCGCAGGCCGCCTGAACTAGGTCGCCCGCCAAGCTCGACGACCAACGTCTTCTGCCGTCGGCATAGCGTCGTATAATCCGGCACCGGCCAGTCCAGCCCGGCAAGCTTGATCAGGCTAGCCACCAACCCTGTCACTTGCCGCAAAGGCAGATTGAACAGCGATTTCAGCGTCAGGCAGAGCTCAATCGCGCTGTCCGAAAATCGCATCGGCCGACCAGGACGACCGCACGGCTTCGACAGCCAGTGCATCTGCGGATCAAACCAAATTTCCAGTGACCCGCGCCGCTTCAGCGCTGCATTATACTCCGGCCAGTTCATCGTGCGGTATTTCGGTGCGGCAGGTTTGGACATCGCGCCCATCTATCTCGCTCGATTCCCTCGGGGAATCCCCAGCGTCAGTTTTGCAACATATGTAACCGCCCCATACGCAAGAGGGTTTTTGAAACTCGTTGTGGCGCGTGTCGGGTGCTGACATATGTCCGGCCTCATGATGCGGCCTTACAACTGCCGCGGGCCCGTATGGTGTTCGCAGGTCGGGTCCAGATCAAAGCCGCGTGCTCGAAGGCACTCTGTTGCAAACTGGTTTTCCCGATCCCCGTCTCACGACCGTTGCGCCAAACTGCTCCTTGCCCTCGTACGCTCCGACGCCTCGCGACTGACGGTCGGCTTATGCCGCCGCAGCCGGAGCCCGGTAACTTTCACCCTTGATCATCAACGCCCAGGCGACGCGCGCCATCTTGTTGGCCAGCGCGACACGGACGAGCATCGACGGCTTGCGCGACAGCATTCCTGCCAGCCAGGTGCCCGGTCGAGCTGCCTGATGGACACTCCGTTTGATGATGACGCTGTTGGCCCCGATGATCAGGAGGCGGCGCAGGGATCGCTCGCCCATCTTCGTCGTTGCCCCAAGGCGTTGCTTGCCGCCCGTTGAGTGTTGTCGCGGCACGAGGCCGAGCCAGGCCGCGAAATCGCGGCCGCGACGGAACGTCTCCGGTGGTGGGGCCAGCACCGCGATGGCTGTGGCGATCAGGGGACCGATGCCGGGGATCGTCATCAACCTTTGCGCGACTTCATTCTCTTTAGCGCGATGGGTGATTTCGGCGTTCAGCTTCTCGATCTGCGCGTCGAGGCCGACGAGCGCGTCGACAAGCACCCGGAATGTCGCAACAGCCTGAGCAGGCAGGCCGCTGTCCGGATCATCCACAATGGCAATCAGGCGGGAGATATTTGCAGCGCCTTTGGGCACCACCTTGCCGAACTCTGTCAAATGGCCGCGCAAGGCGTTAATCGCCTGGGTGCGCTGCCGGATCATCAACTCCCTGACCCGGAACACCGAGGCAGCTCCCTGTACCTCTTCGCTCTTCACCGGCACGAAGCGCATCGATGGGCGTTGCGCCGCCTCGCAGATCGCCTCGGCGTCCGCCGCATCATTTTTCTGCCGCTTCACAAAAGGCTTCACATACGCCGGCGGGATCAGGCGAACCTCATGGCCCAGAAGGGCAATCTTCCGCCCCCAGAAATGCGAGCCTCCGCAAGCCTCCATCGCGACCGTGCACGGCGGAAGCGTACTGAAGAACGGCAGCAACTGATCCCGGCTCAGCTTCTTGCGCAGGATCGCATGACCCGCTCCATCAGCCCCGTGGACTTGGAACACTCTCTTCGCCAGATCGAGTCCGATCGTAACAATCTCCGACATCACCGCACTCCTCCATCAGTTGAAGACCCCCGTTTCCACTTTAATGCCGTCGGGGGGCGGTTACATCATCAAAGCCACGCGGGAAGGGGAAAAGCTTACTCCGAGTCTACCAGAACGATTTCGGCGTCTTCTTGAGCCGTGATCGTCACCGTCTGGCCGCCCTTCAGCGCCGCTCCGTCGCGGGCGGCAAAGGCGTCGTCGCCGATCGTGATCGCGCCGGTCGCCGGCACCAGGTACACGTGACGCCCATCGCCGACCGCATAGTCGACGCTGTCGCCGGCCTTCAGCGTCGCCGCCAGCACGCGGGCATTCGCACGGATCGGCAACGCATCGCCGTCGCCCTCGAACCCGCTCGCCAGCGTCACGAACTGGCCCGACCGCTCACCCTTCGGAAACGGCTTGGCACCCCAGCTCGGCGCGCCACCTTTACGCGAGGGCTCGATCCAGATCTGGAAGATCTTCTTCGTCTCGGGCTCCAGATTATACTCGGCATGGCGCACGCCGGTGCCGGCGCTCATCACCTGGACGTCGCCCGCCTCGGTCCGCCCCTTGTTGCCAAGCGAGTCCTGATGCGTGATCGCGCCGCTGCGGACATAGGTGATGATCTCCATGTCCTGATGCGGATGCGGCGGAAAGCCCGAGTTCGCTGCGATCTGGTCATCGTTCCACACACGGATCGCCCCCCAGCCCATCCGGGCCGGATCATAATAGTTCGCAAACGAGAAATGGTGCCGCGCATTCAGCCAGCCATGATCGGCATGGCCAAGGCTCTCGAAGGGGCGGCGGTCGACGGTGTTCAAGGTTGTGGTCGTCATGAGATGTCTCCACTGGTTGAACCCAAGATAGGCGCTGCGATTACCCCGTAAATAGAAACGCTGGAAACCGATCGTTTCGGTGACTATCGTGAGTTCGAGTTTACGGGCGATACCGATATTCGGTTTGCTGCAATCCTCCCCCGCCAGGGGGAGGTGGCGCCACCGGCGACGGAGGGGGAGGACACGGAGCAGACGTGGGCTCTTACCTCCCCCTCCGACTGGCAAGTGCCAGCCACCTCCCCCTGGCGGGGGAGGATTGCGGAAATTGACCATCTGCACAGCCTGGTCCTGTCGGAGACCCCCTTATGCGCCTGCCCGATCTCGAAGCCTGGGCGATCTTCGCCAGCGTCGTCGAGCACCGTTCCTTCAGCGCCGCCGCCGACGCGGTCGGGCTCAGCAAGGCGACCGTATCGAAGGCGATCACCCGGCTCGAAGCGCATCTCGGCCAGTCGCTCTTCCACCGCACCTCACGCCGCCTCGCGCTCACCGAAGCCGGCAAACCGCTCGCCGAACACGCCGCCCGCATTCTCGCCGAAGCCCGCGCCGCGGAAGAATCCGCGCACGACGCCGCCAGCGCGCATACCGGCCGGGTCCGCCTCGCCGCGCCGATGAGCTTC from Sphingomonas sp. HMP9 encodes:
- a CDS encoding glycosyltransferase family 4 protein — encoded protein: MSTAFTADARPIRILFVFAWLVVGGEETEVRLLAQALDPTRYRIEVIACFRKHGMPEQTHAQLEAIGVPVDRTPYALGFDETVAYLASKLPAYDVVVSCQNVADIYPALERMHLRPPLIEHGGLVSEALAGPKHFTARYVGVCASIRDAAAGRMPGREHHAIEIPSMVDTRAFDPARRAPVRAALGIADDVPLVGWLGRLDPKKRVEDFIDAAALVHARHPRARFVVIGGPDAFIPEYAVALRNRVRALGLDTALTFLGDRDDVPDLLAALDVFAWLSRGEGMPHVIAEAGAACLPVIATRDNGSEQQIVDGVSGLFVPHEDPPSVAAAITKLIEEPARRTRLGTALRAKVDSEYAVAAVVPRWEALFADVVADRPPLPRATGLFRSVLQGGFESSTHRRAHDRKRVDVITASHHDTLAAHDYAELAKLGILTVRDGLRWHLIERESGLYDWSSLDRQRDAAKAIGTEVIWDLLHYGWPDDIDIWTPAFVARFAAFAAAAARHIGPAAAGETRFYAPVNEISFFAWGGGDAAYLNPFARGRGYELKVQLARASIAAMEAILAVDPAARFVHADPVINVITDPARPNDAPAAEGHRLAQYQAWDMIAGKAWPQIGGRPGLLDIVGVNFYHNNQWIHGGPPLSYDHPLSRPLHAILADAYARYGRPIFIAETGIEGSARPAWLRMVLREVEIAQSLGVPVEGLCLYPILDHPGWDDDRYCPNGLLACSPVLAERVPDAALASVIRHAQAADILR
- a CDS encoding YciE/YciF ferroxidase family protein codes for the protein MGLFSKDIATFEDLFLHQLQDVYYAEHQITKALPKMTDKATAPGLKAGFETHLRETEGQIVRLERIFELLGEKAKAVTCPAIDGIIKEANEVAGEIGDKAVLDAALIASAQAVEHYEITRYGTLIAWANQLGRSEIAAILKETLDEEYATDDKLTAMATSKVNPKAEAVTA
- the wrbA gene encoding NAD(P)H:quinone oxidoreductase — its product is MTKVLVLYYSSYGHIEQMADAVAEGARAGGAEVDIRRVAETAPQSVVEAAHFKTDSAHPEIEGPAALEQYDAIIVGAPTRFGRMPAQMSQFWDTTGGQWFSGALIGKVGGAFTSTASQHGGQETTLFSIITNLLHHGLTIVGLDYGFQAQMGVDKVKGGSPYGATTISDGDGSRMPHTEELDAARYQGKRIAETAAKLSA
- a CDS encoding IS110 family transposase, producing the protein MSEIVTIGLDLAKRVFQVHGADGAGHAILRKKLSRDQLLPFFSTLPPCTVAMEACGGSHFWGRKIALLGHEVRLIPPAYVKPFVKRQKNDAADAEAICEAAQRPSMRFVPVKSEEVQGAASVFRVRELMIRQRTQAINALRGHLTEFGKVVPKGAANISRLIAIVDDPDSGLPAQAVATFRVLVDALVGLDAQIEKLNAEITHRAKENEVAQRLMTIPGIGPLIATAIAVLAPPPETFRRGRDFAAWLGLVPRQHSTGGKQRLGATTKMGERSLRRLLIIGANSVIIKRSVHQAARPGTWLAGMLSRKPSMLVRVALANKMARVAWALMIKGESYRAPAAAA
- a CDS encoding IS5 family transposase; the protein is MSKPAAPKYRTMNWPEYNAALKRRGSLEIWFDPQMHWLSKPCGRPGRPMRFSDSAIELCLTLKSLFNLPLRQVTGLVASLIKLAGLDWPVPDYTTLCRRQKTLVVELGGRPSSGGLRLLVDSTGIKMTGEGEWKTRKHGASYRRQWRKVHLGIDAATLDIRAIEVTTNAVGDAPTLPNLLAQIPQDEQILSVSGDGAYDTRACHAAIAKRGAEAVIPVRRNGQPWTKDGPGVDGRNEALRATKRLGRAIWKKWSGYHRRSLAETKMHCFKLLSQRVVARTFDRQITELKVRAAILNRFSKMGTPITVRIA
- a CDS encoding pirin family protein — encoded protein: MTTTTLNTVDRRPFESLGHADHGWLNARHHFSFANYYDPARMGWGAIRVWNDDQIAANSGFPPHPHQDMEIITYVRSGAITHQDSLGNKGRTEAGDVQVMSAGTGVRHAEYNLEPETKKIFQIWIEPSRKGGAPSWGAKPFPKGERSGQFVTLASGFEGDGDALPIRANARVLAATLKAGDSVDYAVGDGRHVYLVPATGAITIGDDAFAARDGAALKGGQTVTITAQEDAEIVLVDSE